Proteins encoded in a region of the Neodiprion lecontei isolate iyNeoLeco1 chromosome 5, iyNeoLeco1.1, whole genome shotgun sequence genome:
- the LOC107223458 gene encoding organic cation transporter protein isoform X1: MAERIKKKDASNDVVQEAMGHYGPWHILIAVSLSLVTFPVAWHQLTTVFLAPPPIFNCISPESIANTSMRCEVDVGNNVTEKCTAFKYDRSVFRETIITQWDLVCDRKQLANVAQTVTMFAVLIGNMAFGIIADRIGRKIPLVIAVLLLSLTGLASAFAPYYELFLVLKFLAALATGGSMLISFVIIMEIVGVEWRPMWSVLFHLPFITGHLINVLISYATRTWYGFQIAISVPPILLLSYYWIIPESPRWLLAVGRIDEAEVILTKAAKRNKIPHENVRLAIESYNDLNPRDPQAVTEKYSIVHLFKTPNLRVKTLCVCANWLSCGICFFGLTQYVGTLSGDIFVNVAAAASMQLPGTVLVLFLISRVSRLKVLMGGNLLSGLSLLLLVFISNSTARVTLATIGLVGMSISFPTVYLYSTEVFPTVVRNVGLGLASVSSRIGSMVAPYIATMHNVQPWLPPLLFGIGPLIAAALCLFLPETMGCELPETIEDGEKFGKCFSGRKDPLSQEIRNKSMRSYTS; the protein is encoded by the exons ATGGccgagagaataaaaaaaaaag ATGCCTCGAACGATGTGGTGCAGGAGGCCATGGGGCATTACGGACCGTGGCACATCCTTATAGCCGTATCGCTTTCCCTCGTTACATTCCCAGTCGCCTGGCATCAGCTGACCACAGTTTTTTTAGCGCCTCCGCCAATTTTCAACTGCATATCACCAGAGAGTATCGCTAACACGTCGATGCGTTGCGAAGTTGACGTTGGTAATAACGTCACGGAGAAATGCACTGCGTTCAAATACGACAGATCCGTATTTAGGGAAACTATCATAACGCAG TGGGATTTGGTTTGCGATAGAAAACAATTGGCCAACGTTGCTCAGACGGTAACCATGTTCGCGGTGCTGATAGGAAACATGGCATTCGGGATTATAGCTGACAG GATAGGCAGAAAAATTCCATTGGTGATCGCGGTGCTGCTTCTGTCCCTGACAGGATTGGCCAGCGCTTTTGCACCGTATTACGAATTGTTTTTAGTGTTGAAATTCCTCGCCGCATTGGCGACCGGTGGTTCAATGCTGATCAGTTTTGTAATAA ttATGGAAATCGTCGGTGTCGAGTGGAGGCCGATGTGGTCGGTTTTGTTCCATCTTCCGTTTATCACCGGTCACTTGATTAACGTTCTGATATCGTACGCCACGAGGACCTGGTACGGTTTTCAAATCGCAATATCAGTACCTCCGATATTATTGCTGTCCTATTATTG GATAATTCCCGAGTCTCCTAGATGGTTGTTGGCAGTCGGTAGGATTGACGAGGCCGAGGTGATACTGACGAAAGCAGCTAAAAGGAACAAGATACCTCACGAAAATGTTAGACTCGCTATAGAGTCGTACAACGATTTGAATCCGAGGGATCCGCAGGCAGTCACTGAAAAGTACAGCATCGTTCATCTTTTCAAAACGCCGAATCTTCGAGTCAAAACGCTTTGCGTATGCGCCAATTGGCTATCATGCGGTATTTGCTTCTTTGGCCTTACTCAATATGTCGGCACACTCAGCGGCGATATATTTGTCAACGTTGCCGCTGCTG CCTCGATGCAGCTCCCGGGTACAGTTTTGGTGCTGTTTCTCATCTCGAGAGTTTCTCGCCTAAAGGTGTTGATGGGTGGTAATCTTTTGTCAGGCCTCAGTTTGCTACTTCTCGTTTTTATATCAAACTCAACGGCTCGGGTCACTCTGGCGACGATTGGTCTCGTCGGGATGTCGATTAGCTTTCCCACCGTTTACCTTTACAGCACCGAAGTATTTCCGACTGTCGTCAGAAACGTGGGTCTCGGTTTGGCCAGCGTTTCCTCTAGGATAGGCAGCATGGTTGCTCCTTACATCGCGACCATG CACAACGTTCAGCCCTGGCTGCCTCCTCTGTTATTCGGCATAGGGCCGTTGATCGCGGCAGCCTTGTGCTTATTTTTGCCGGAAACGATGGGTTGCGAATTGCCGGAAACTATCGAggacggtgaaaaatttggcAA ATGTTTTTCAGGAAGGAAAGATCCTCTGAGTCAAGAAATACGCAACAAGTCGATGCGGAGTTACACCTCGTGA
- the LOC107223458 gene encoding organic cation transporter protein isoform X2 has translation MAERIKKKDASNDVVQEAMGHYGPWHILIAVSLSLVTFPVAWHQLTTVFLAPPPIFNCISPESIANTSMRCEVDVGNNVTEKCTAFKYDRSVFRETIITQWDLVCDRKQLANVAQTVTMFAVLIGNMAFGIIADRIGRKIPLVIAVLLLSLTGLASAFAPYYELFLVLKFLAALATGGSMLISFVIIMEIVGVEWRPMWSVLFHLPFITGHLINVLISYATRTWYGFQIAISVPPILLLSYYWIIPESPRWLLAVGRIDEAEVILTKAAKRNKIPHENVRLAIESYNDLNPRDPQAVTEKYSIVHLFKTPNLRVKTLCVCANWLSCGICFFGLTQYVGTLSGDIFVNVAAAASMQLPGTVLVLFLISRVSRLKVLMGGNLLSGLSLLLLVFISNSTARVTLATIGLVGMSISFPTVYLYSTEVFPTVVRNVGLGLASVSSRIGSMVAPYIATMHNVQPWLPPLLFGIGPLIAAALCLFLPETMGCELPETIEDGEKFGKKERSSESRNTQQVDAELHLVS, from the exons ATGGccgagagaataaaaaaaaaag ATGCCTCGAACGATGTGGTGCAGGAGGCCATGGGGCATTACGGACCGTGGCACATCCTTATAGCCGTATCGCTTTCCCTCGTTACATTCCCAGTCGCCTGGCATCAGCTGACCACAGTTTTTTTAGCGCCTCCGCCAATTTTCAACTGCATATCACCAGAGAGTATCGCTAACACGTCGATGCGTTGCGAAGTTGACGTTGGTAATAACGTCACGGAGAAATGCACTGCGTTCAAATACGACAGATCCGTATTTAGGGAAACTATCATAACGCAG TGGGATTTGGTTTGCGATAGAAAACAATTGGCCAACGTTGCTCAGACGGTAACCATGTTCGCGGTGCTGATAGGAAACATGGCATTCGGGATTATAGCTGACAG GATAGGCAGAAAAATTCCATTGGTGATCGCGGTGCTGCTTCTGTCCCTGACAGGATTGGCCAGCGCTTTTGCACCGTATTACGAATTGTTTTTAGTGTTGAAATTCCTCGCCGCATTGGCGACCGGTGGTTCAATGCTGATCAGTTTTGTAATAA ttATGGAAATCGTCGGTGTCGAGTGGAGGCCGATGTGGTCGGTTTTGTTCCATCTTCCGTTTATCACCGGTCACTTGATTAACGTTCTGATATCGTACGCCACGAGGACCTGGTACGGTTTTCAAATCGCAATATCAGTACCTCCGATATTATTGCTGTCCTATTATTG GATAATTCCCGAGTCTCCTAGATGGTTGTTGGCAGTCGGTAGGATTGACGAGGCCGAGGTGATACTGACGAAAGCAGCTAAAAGGAACAAGATACCTCACGAAAATGTTAGACTCGCTATAGAGTCGTACAACGATTTGAATCCGAGGGATCCGCAGGCAGTCACTGAAAAGTACAGCATCGTTCATCTTTTCAAAACGCCGAATCTTCGAGTCAAAACGCTTTGCGTATGCGCCAATTGGCTATCATGCGGTATTTGCTTCTTTGGCCTTACTCAATATGTCGGCACACTCAGCGGCGATATATTTGTCAACGTTGCCGCTGCTG CCTCGATGCAGCTCCCGGGTACAGTTTTGGTGCTGTTTCTCATCTCGAGAGTTTCTCGCCTAAAGGTGTTGATGGGTGGTAATCTTTTGTCAGGCCTCAGTTTGCTACTTCTCGTTTTTATATCAAACTCAACGGCTCGGGTCACTCTGGCGACGATTGGTCTCGTCGGGATGTCGATTAGCTTTCCCACCGTTTACCTTTACAGCACCGAAGTATTTCCGACTGTCGTCAGAAACGTGGGTCTCGGTTTGGCCAGCGTTTCCTCTAGGATAGGCAGCATGGTTGCTCCTTACATCGCGACCATG CACAACGTTCAGCCCTGGCTGCCTCCTCTGTTATTCGGCATAGGGCCGTTGATCGCGGCAGCCTTGTGCTTATTTTTGCCGGAAACGATGGGTTGCGAATTGCCGGAAACTATCGAggacggtgaaaaatttggcAA GAAGGAAAGATCCTCTGAGTCAAGAAATACGCAACAAGTCGATGCGGAGTTACACCTCGTGAGTTAG
- the LOC107223458 gene encoding organic cation transporter protein isoform X3 — protein sequence MPREFPYASNDVVQEAMGHYGPWHILIAVSLSLVTFPVAWHQLTTVFLAPPPIFNCISPESIANTSMRCEVDVGNNVTEKCTAFKYDRSVFRETIITQWDLVCDRKQLANVAQTVTMFAVLIGNMAFGIIADRIGRKIPLVIAVLLLSLTGLASAFAPYYELFLVLKFLAALATGGSMLISFVIIMEIVGVEWRPMWSVLFHLPFITGHLINVLISYATRTWYGFQIAISVPPILLLSYYWIIPESPRWLLAVGRIDEAEVILTKAAKRNKIPHENVRLAIESYNDLNPRDPQAVTEKYSIVHLFKTPNLRVKTLCVCANWLSCGICFFGLTQYVGTLSGDIFVNVAAAASMQLPGTVLVLFLISRVSRLKVLMGGNLLSGLSLLLLVFISNSTARVTLATIGLVGMSISFPTVYLYSTEVFPTVVRNVGLGLASVSSRIGSMVAPYIATMHNVQPWLPPLLFGIGPLIAAALCLFLPETMGCELPETIEDGEKFGKCFSGRKDPLSQEIRNKSMRSYTS from the exons ATGCCTCGAACGATGTGGTGCAGGAGGCCATGGGGCATTACGGACCGTGGCACATCCTTATAGCCGTATCGCTTTCCCTCGTTACATTCCCAGTCGCCTGGCATCAGCTGACCACAGTTTTTTTAGCGCCTCCGCCAATTTTCAACTGCATATCACCAGAGAGTATCGCTAACACGTCGATGCGTTGCGAAGTTGACGTTGGTAATAACGTCACGGAGAAATGCACTGCGTTCAAATACGACAGATCCGTATTTAGGGAAACTATCATAACGCAG TGGGATTTGGTTTGCGATAGAAAACAATTGGCCAACGTTGCTCAGACGGTAACCATGTTCGCGGTGCTGATAGGAAACATGGCATTCGGGATTATAGCTGACAG GATAGGCAGAAAAATTCCATTGGTGATCGCGGTGCTGCTTCTGTCCCTGACAGGATTGGCCAGCGCTTTTGCACCGTATTACGAATTGTTTTTAGTGTTGAAATTCCTCGCCGCATTGGCGACCGGTGGTTCAATGCTGATCAGTTTTGTAATAA ttATGGAAATCGTCGGTGTCGAGTGGAGGCCGATGTGGTCGGTTTTGTTCCATCTTCCGTTTATCACCGGTCACTTGATTAACGTTCTGATATCGTACGCCACGAGGACCTGGTACGGTTTTCAAATCGCAATATCAGTACCTCCGATATTATTGCTGTCCTATTATTG GATAATTCCCGAGTCTCCTAGATGGTTGTTGGCAGTCGGTAGGATTGACGAGGCCGAGGTGATACTGACGAAAGCAGCTAAAAGGAACAAGATACCTCACGAAAATGTTAGACTCGCTATAGAGTCGTACAACGATTTGAATCCGAGGGATCCGCAGGCAGTCACTGAAAAGTACAGCATCGTTCATCTTTTCAAAACGCCGAATCTTCGAGTCAAAACGCTTTGCGTATGCGCCAATTGGCTATCATGCGGTATTTGCTTCTTTGGCCTTACTCAATATGTCGGCACACTCAGCGGCGATATATTTGTCAACGTTGCCGCTGCTG CCTCGATGCAGCTCCCGGGTACAGTTTTGGTGCTGTTTCTCATCTCGAGAGTTTCTCGCCTAAAGGTGTTGATGGGTGGTAATCTTTTGTCAGGCCTCAGTTTGCTACTTCTCGTTTTTATATCAAACTCAACGGCTCGGGTCACTCTGGCGACGATTGGTCTCGTCGGGATGTCGATTAGCTTTCCCACCGTTTACCTTTACAGCACCGAAGTATTTCCGACTGTCGTCAGAAACGTGGGTCTCGGTTTGGCCAGCGTTTCCTCTAGGATAGGCAGCATGGTTGCTCCTTACATCGCGACCATG CACAACGTTCAGCCCTGGCTGCCTCCTCTGTTATTCGGCATAGGGCCGTTGATCGCGGCAGCCTTGTGCTTATTTTTGCCGGAAACGATGGGTTGCGAATTGCCGGAAACTATCGAggacggtgaaaaatttggcAA ATGTTTTTCAGGAAGGAAAGATCCTCTGAGTCAAGAAATACGCAACAAGTCGATGCGGAGTTACACCTCGTGA
- the LOC107223458 gene encoding organic cation transporter protein isoform X4 encodes MGHYGPWHILIAVSLSLVTFPVAWHQLTTVFLAPPPIFNCISPESIANTSMRCEVDVGNNVTEKCTAFKYDRSVFRETIITQWDLVCDRKQLANVAQTVTMFAVLIGNMAFGIIADRIGRKIPLVIAVLLLSLTGLASAFAPYYELFLVLKFLAALATGGSMLISFVIIMEIVGVEWRPMWSVLFHLPFITGHLINVLISYATRTWYGFQIAISVPPILLLSYYWIIPESPRWLLAVGRIDEAEVILTKAAKRNKIPHENVRLAIESYNDLNPRDPQAVTEKYSIVHLFKTPNLRVKTLCVCANWLSCGICFFGLTQYVGTLSGDIFVNVAAAASMQLPGTVLVLFLISRVSRLKVLMGGNLLSGLSLLLLVFISNSTARVTLATIGLVGMSISFPTVYLYSTEVFPTVVRNVGLGLASVSSRIGSMVAPYIATMHNVQPWLPPLLFGIGPLIAAALCLFLPETMGCELPETIEDGEKFGKCFSGRKDPLSQEIRNKSMRSYTS; translated from the exons ATGGGGCATTACGGACCGTGGCACATCCTTATAGCCGTATCGCTTTCCCTCGTTACATTCCCAGTCGCCTGGCATCAGCTGACCACAGTTTTTTTAGCGCCTCCGCCAATTTTCAACTGCATATCACCAGAGAGTATCGCTAACACGTCGATGCGTTGCGAAGTTGACGTTGGTAATAACGTCACGGAGAAATGCACTGCGTTCAAATACGACAGATCCGTATTTAGGGAAACTATCATAACGCAG TGGGATTTGGTTTGCGATAGAAAACAATTGGCCAACGTTGCTCAGACGGTAACCATGTTCGCGGTGCTGATAGGAAACATGGCATTCGGGATTATAGCTGACAG GATAGGCAGAAAAATTCCATTGGTGATCGCGGTGCTGCTTCTGTCCCTGACAGGATTGGCCAGCGCTTTTGCACCGTATTACGAATTGTTTTTAGTGTTGAAATTCCTCGCCGCATTGGCGACCGGTGGTTCAATGCTGATCAGTTTTGTAATAA ttATGGAAATCGTCGGTGTCGAGTGGAGGCCGATGTGGTCGGTTTTGTTCCATCTTCCGTTTATCACCGGTCACTTGATTAACGTTCTGATATCGTACGCCACGAGGACCTGGTACGGTTTTCAAATCGCAATATCAGTACCTCCGATATTATTGCTGTCCTATTATTG GATAATTCCCGAGTCTCCTAGATGGTTGTTGGCAGTCGGTAGGATTGACGAGGCCGAGGTGATACTGACGAAAGCAGCTAAAAGGAACAAGATACCTCACGAAAATGTTAGACTCGCTATAGAGTCGTACAACGATTTGAATCCGAGGGATCCGCAGGCAGTCACTGAAAAGTACAGCATCGTTCATCTTTTCAAAACGCCGAATCTTCGAGTCAAAACGCTTTGCGTATGCGCCAATTGGCTATCATGCGGTATTTGCTTCTTTGGCCTTACTCAATATGTCGGCACACTCAGCGGCGATATATTTGTCAACGTTGCCGCTGCTG CCTCGATGCAGCTCCCGGGTACAGTTTTGGTGCTGTTTCTCATCTCGAGAGTTTCTCGCCTAAAGGTGTTGATGGGTGGTAATCTTTTGTCAGGCCTCAGTTTGCTACTTCTCGTTTTTATATCAAACTCAACGGCTCGGGTCACTCTGGCGACGATTGGTCTCGTCGGGATGTCGATTAGCTTTCCCACCGTTTACCTTTACAGCACCGAAGTATTTCCGACTGTCGTCAGAAACGTGGGTCTCGGTTTGGCCAGCGTTTCCTCTAGGATAGGCAGCATGGTTGCTCCTTACATCGCGACCATG CACAACGTTCAGCCCTGGCTGCCTCCTCTGTTATTCGGCATAGGGCCGTTGATCGCGGCAGCCTTGTGCTTATTTTTGCCGGAAACGATGGGTTGCGAATTGCCGGAAACTATCGAggacggtgaaaaatttggcAA ATGTTTTTCAGGAAGGAAAGATCCTCTGAGTCAAGAAATACGCAACAAGTCGATGCGGAGTTACACCTCGTGA
- the LOC107223447 gene encoding epoxide hydrolase 4, whose amino-acid sequence MEDLKIVNISVWETTKLHFLTFVYGVYLIVKRFIKWAWNPNQFFVLQERDNPPLCLVDNSLGKHSYVKLKGVKLHYVEAGDRDKPLLLLLHGFPDCWLSWREQIPALAEHHRVIALDLKGFGDSDKPANRRAYRIETLLDELKQLILALGVKNCSIIGHDLGGLLGWYMVALHEELVYKFVAISSPHPNFYWEGFTGDSIFNDKWIHFSQLPFLPEIDALKEDLSIITDTYKHLQINQTDNEKNYVEAYKYSFSRKEDWTGAINYYRNLPFARINPKSPDQILTRTLLIIGNQDPKVSLENVVKSSEHCEKFSLKVICDAQHFPHQEKPDIVNQTILKFLIGTPSSVEKTANKNIVSSWLGSISSTVKYGNQMIDAVHKKTNGMVNGLPGKIRYMGQTPS is encoded by the exons ATGGAGGATCTGAAAATAGTGAACATATCCGTGTGGGAAACAACGAAGCTACATTTTCTGACATTCGTTTACGGTGTTTACCTAATTGTAAAGAGGTTCATCAAATGGGCATGGAACCCCAACCAATTCTTCGTGCTACAAGAACGCGACAATCCGCCGTTATGTTTGGTCGATAACAGCTTGGGTAAACACTCCTACGTTAAGCTTAAG GGCGTCAAACTGCACTACGTCGAAGCTGGTGATCGAGACAAACCGCTTTTGCTCCTTCTTCACGGATTTCCCGACTGTTGGTTGTCATGGAGAGAACAAATTCCGGCGCTCGCCGAACACCACAG AGTCATAGCTTTGGATCTGAAGGGTTTTGGCGACAGCGATAAACCAGCCAACAGAAGAGCCTACAGAATCGAAACCTTGCTGGACGAACTAAAGCAACTAATTCTAGCCCTAGGGGTAAAAAATTGCAGCATAATTGGCCACGACTTGGGAGGACTTCTAGGGTGGTACATGGTAGCTCTCCACGAGGAATTGGTGTACAAATTTGTCGCAATCTCGAGTCCAcatccaaatttttattgggAGGGATTCACCGGCGACAGTATCTTCAACGACAA ATGGATTCACTTTAGTCAGCTGCCATTTTTACCGGAAATAGACGCCCTTAAAGAGGATCTCTCGATAATAACCGACACTTACAAGCATCTACAAATCAACCAGACGGACAATGAGAAGAATTACGTCGAGGCGTACAAATATTCGTTTAGCAGAAAAG agGATTGGACAGGAgcgataaattattatcgcAACCTGCCGTTCGCTCGTATAAATCCAAAATCTCCGGACCAAATCCTTACCCGAACGCTGCTCATAATTGGAAACCAGGATCCAAAAGTCTCGTTAGAAAACGTAGTAAAAAGCTCGGAGCACTGCGAAAAATTTAGCCTGAAGGTGATCTGCGACGCACAACATTTTCCTCACCAGGAAAAACCGGATATCGTTAACCAAACGATCCTGAAATTCTTGATAG GCACACCGTCAAGCGTCGAGAAAACAGCAAATAAAAACATCGTCTCATCGTGGCTCGGCTCTATTAGCAGCACAGTAAAGTACGGAAATCAGATGATCGATGCTGTTCATAAAAAAACTAACGGTATGGTGAATGGTCTGCCAGGTAAAATACGATACATGGGACAAACGCCGTCTTGA